The following proteins are encoded in a genomic region of Candidatus Methylospira mobilis:
- a CDS encoding efflux transporter outer membrane subunit, with protein sequence MKTVGSRLLLILPVILSAACSYKIGPDYETPETEVSSDWLEAGDQHLKKGKDDDVKAWWRLFNDPVLNKLVETAYAQNISLKSAGVRILESRAELGVAIGDLYPQKQDFSGEVDKYSSPFMRNLGLGDSMWFSRIGIQSNWEIDVWGKFRRAIEASDAQLMATVADYDNILVSLTADVANAYVQIRTAEKRLDIANQNVKVQTDSLRIATAKFIGGASTQRDVEQAKTILASTQATIPTLRKDLRQAKNALSLLQGIPPDKFETSLGAAEDCGKIPTPPVQVALGIPVDLLRRRPDIRKAELTAAAQSARIGMAKANLYPAFSISGSFGFIGTNSQGSSLSDMFSWGQHFYRFGPSVQWNLFNFGQLTNQVRGQDARFEALLLDYQNTVLKAQKEVEDSLIAFLMAQNSAEFLAESTAAAQRSLNLAMLQYSEGITDFTTVLTAEQELLKQQDNFAQTLGGIASNLVGVYRTLGGGWQIREGKEFVPEPIKQAMDNRTNWGDLLKPTPIPTERPTDLIRAPQW encoded by the coding sequence TTGAAAACCGTTGGAAGCCGCCTGCTTCTGATTCTTCCAGTTATTTTATCCGCTGCCTGCTCATACAAAATCGGACCAGATTACGAAACCCCGGAAACAGAGGTATCGTCCGACTGGCTGGAGGCCGGAGATCAGCACCTGAAAAAAGGCAAGGATGACGATGTCAAGGCATGGTGGCGGCTGTTCAACGACCCGGTGCTGAACAAGCTGGTAGAAACCGCCTACGCGCAAAATATATCGCTTAAAAGCGCCGGAGTGCGCATATTGGAATCGCGCGCGGAACTGGGCGTTGCCATCGGCGATTTGTATCCGCAAAAACAGGACTTTAGCGGTGAAGTCGATAAGTATTCATCACCTTTCATGAGAAATCTCGGGCTCGGCGACAGCATGTGGTTCAGCCGTATCGGCATCCAGTCGAACTGGGAAATCGACGTTTGGGGCAAATTCCGCCGCGCGATCGAAGCTTCGGATGCGCAGCTGATGGCTACCGTGGCCGACTATGACAATATACTGGTATCGCTGACAGCAGATGTCGCCAACGCCTATGTACAGATCCGCACAGCGGAGAAACGCCTGGATATCGCCAATCAGAACGTCAAGGTTCAAACCGACAGTCTGCGCATAGCCACGGCAAAGTTCATCGGAGGCGCCAGTACGCAGCGCGACGTCGAACAGGCCAAAACCATACTCGCCAGTACGCAGGCGACGATTCCAACCTTGCGTAAAGACTTGCGTCAGGCGAAAAACGCATTGAGTCTGCTGCAGGGCATCCCGCCAGACAAGTTCGAAACATCCCTGGGTGCCGCAGAGGACTGCGGAAAAATACCGACCCCTCCGGTTCAGGTTGCGCTGGGCATTCCGGTCGACCTGCTGCGGAGACGGCCGGATATCCGCAAGGCTGAACTGACTGCCGCAGCGCAATCGGCACGCATCGGCATGGCCAAGGCCAACCTCTATCCGGCTTTTTCAATCAGCGGCAGCTTTGGTTTTATCGGTACCAATTCGCAAGGCAGCAGCCTCAGCGATATGTTCAGTTGGGGCCAGCACTTTTATCGTTTTGGTCCGTCGGTGCAATGGAATCTGTTCAACTTCGGACAACTCACCAATCAGGTCAGAGGGCAGGATGCGCGCTTCGAAGCGCTGCTGCTGGACTATCAAAACACGGTACTGAAAGCGCAAAAAGAAGTTGAAGATTCGCTGATCGCCTTTCTAATGGCGCAAAACTCCGCCGAATTCCTGGCTGAAAGCACCGCCGCGGCGCAACGCTCACTCAATCTCGCCATGCTCCAGTACAGCGAAGGCATCACCGACTTTACAACCGTATTGACGGCCGAACAGGAGCTGCTGAAACAGCAGGACAACTTTGCTCAAACTCTGGGCGGCATCGCTTCGAACCTGGTTGGCGTCTATCGAACGCTGGGCGGCGGCTGGCAAATACGCGAGGGTAAGGAGTTTGTTCCCGAACCGATAAAACAGGCCATGGACAACCGCACCAACTGGGGCGACCTTTTGAAACCAACCCCCATTCCGACCGAACGCCCCACCGACTTGATCCGGGCACCGCAATGGTAA
- a CDS encoding efflux RND transporter periplasmic adaptor subunit has protein sequence MVSRNIYNFRETFPVIRIFRIGIVTALVLASAACKKPNTYVPPPPPQVTISHPSVGPVTPFLEFTGNIQSIKTVELVARVEGYLEKVLFREGDIVKEGQLMFLLQQDTYEAKLQQAQAQLLADKAKLLHAETELTRYSGLLQQNAAPQTSVDQYRYERDATKAAIMADEANVTLAKLNLSYTRVTAPFTGRAGRRLKDPGNLVGAGEKTVLAEINQLDPIYAYFTISEQDLLHVRKEHENDGRERGRVPEIPVFMGLANEEGYPHKGALDFAGIRLDTTTGTLLLRATFNNSDFRIFPGSFARIKTPIDNPAAALLLPEDAISFDQQGPYVLLVDGNNIVQRRSVVTGSRSGKQIAITDGVSAEDWVIVNGLLSAIPGKPVTPVKQTAAETGSGNVPEIAGAGAAAQ, from the coding sequence ATGGTAAGCAGAAACATCTATAACTTCAGGGAGACTTTTCCAGTGATACGCATATTCAGGATCGGCATTGTCACCGCGCTTGTTCTGGCATCGGCTGCCTGCAAAAAACCGAATACCTATGTTCCACCGCCGCCGCCACAGGTTACGATCAGCCATCCCAGCGTCGGGCCCGTTACGCCCTTCCTGGAATTTACCGGCAACATACAGTCGATCAAAACCGTTGAACTGGTAGCGCGCGTGGAGGGCTACCTGGAAAAAGTATTGTTCCGCGAAGGCGATATCGTAAAAGAAGGACAATTGATGTTTCTGCTCCAGCAGGACACTTACGAAGCCAAACTGCAGCAGGCCCAGGCCCAGCTACTGGCCGACAAGGCCAAGCTGCTGCATGCCGAAACCGAACTGACGCGTTACTCCGGCCTGCTCCAGCAAAACGCCGCGCCGCAAACCTCGGTCGACCAATATCGATATGAACGCGACGCGACCAAAGCCGCCATCATGGCCGACGAAGCGAATGTGACGCTGGCCAAGCTCAACCTGAGCTACACCCGCGTTACCGCGCCTTTTACCGGACGCGCGGGGCGCCGCCTCAAGGACCCCGGAAATCTGGTGGGCGCGGGCGAAAAAACCGTATTGGCCGAAATCAACCAACTGGACCCGATTTACGCCTATTTCACTATCAGCGAACAGGATTTGCTGCACGTCCGCAAGGAACACGAAAATGATGGCAGGGAAAGGGGCCGGGTGCCGGAAATTCCGGTCTTTATGGGCCTTGCCAACGAAGAAGGTTATCCGCACAAGGGCGCGCTCGACTTTGCCGGCATACGCCTGGATACAACCACAGGCACACTGCTGCTGCGCGCGACCTTCAATAACTCGGATTTTAGAATTTTTCCCGGTTCTTTCGCACGTATTAAAACGCCCATAGATAACCCCGCCGCGGCGCTACTGCTTCCGGAAGACGCCATAAGCTTCGATCAACAGGGCCCCTACGTTCTTTTAGTCGACGGCAACAATATCGTGCAACGGCGCAGCGTCGTTACCGGCTCGCGTTCCGGCAAGCAAATTGCGATTACCGACGGCGTTTCCGCAGAGGACTGGGTCATCGTCAACGGCCTGCTAAGCGCGATCCCCGGCAAGCCGGTCACGCCGGTTAAACAAACGGCGGCGGAAACCGGTTCCGGCAATGTGCCCGAAATTGCGGGCGCGGGAGCGGCTGCGCAATGA